In one window of Constrictibacter sp. MBR-5 DNA:
- the arsJ gene encoding organoarsenical effux MFS transporter ArsJ, giving the protein MTAASDLARRNALGAYAAVTAAYWAFMLTDGALRMLVLLHFHTLGFSPVQLAYLFLLYEFMGIVTNLSAGWIAARFGLTSTLYAGLLLQIVALAALTQLDPAWTMAVSVAFVMLVQGASGVAKDLAKMSAKSAVKVLAPAEDQGALFRWVAALTGSKNAVKGLGFLLGAALLATIGFQGAMVGMAAVLAAILAAVVLLMPAGLPRGKKKVKFAEVFSKNRNVNRLSAARMFLFGARDVWFVVGIPIYFYGVLSDGTPEGNRAAFFLIGSFMAVWIIGYGIVQAFAPRLLRARDKGLAQTVGMARLWVGILTLVPAALAAAAFFAGGAVETWLTALLVIGLLLFGAVFALNSALHSYLILAFSEGDRVTMDVGFYYMSNAAGRLLGTLLSGLSFQAGGLPLCLATAAAMAAASWLCAGRLAKQRGLSAA; this is encoded by the coding sequence GTGACCGCGGCATCCGACCTCGCGCGGCGCAACGCGCTCGGCGCCTATGCCGCAGTCACGGCCGCCTACTGGGCCTTCATGCTCACCGACGGCGCGCTGCGCATGCTGGTGCTGCTGCACTTCCACACGCTGGGCTTCTCGCCCGTCCAGCTCGCCTATCTGTTCCTGCTCTACGAGTTCATGGGCATCGTGACCAACCTGTCGGCGGGCTGGATCGCCGCCCGGTTCGGCCTCACCTCGACGCTCTATGCCGGCCTGCTTCTGCAGATCGTGGCACTGGCCGCCCTCACGCAGCTCGATCCGGCCTGGACCATGGCCGTGTCCGTCGCCTTCGTCATGCTAGTCCAGGGGGCATCCGGCGTGGCGAAGGACCTCGCCAAGATGAGCGCCAAGAGTGCGGTGAAGGTGCTCGCCCCGGCCGAGGACCAGGGTGCGCTGTTCCGCTGGGTGGCGGCGCTGACCGGGTCCAAGAACGCAGTGAAGGGGCTCGGCTTCCTGCTCGGCGCGGCGCTGCTGGCGACGATCGGCTTCCAGGGTGCCATGGTCGGCATGGCCGCCGTACTGGCCGCCATCCTGGCCGCGGTCGTGCTGCTGATGCCGGCGGGCCTGCCGCGCGGCAAGAAGAAGGTGAAGTTCGCCGAGGTCTTCTCGAAGAACCGCAACGTCAACCGCCTCTCGGCCGCGCGCATGTTCCTGTTCGGCGCGCGCGACGTGTGGTTCGTCGTCGGCATTCCGATCTATTTCTACGGCGTCCTGTCCGACGGCACGCCCGAGGGCAACCGCGCCGCCTTCTTCCTGATCGGCAGCTTCATGGCGGTCTGGATCATCGGCTACGGCATCGTCCAGGCCTTCGCGCCGCGGCTGCTGCGGGCACGCGACAAGGGGCTGGCGCAGACGGTCGGCATGGCGCGCCTCTGGGTGGGCATCCTCACCCTCGTCCCGGCGGCGCTCGCCGCGGCCGCCTTCTTCGCGGGCGGTGCGGTCGAGACATGGCTGACGGCGCTGCTGGTGATCGGACTGCTGCTCTTCGGCGCGGTGTTCGCGCTCAACTCCGCGCTGCACTCATACCTGATCCTCGCTTTCAGCGAGGGCGACCGGGTGACGATGGACGTCGGATTCTACTACATGTCGAATGCGGCCGGCCGATTGCTCGGCACCCTCCTCTCGGGGCTGAGCTTCCAGGCGGGCGGCCTGCCGCTCTGCCTCGCGACGGCAGCGGCGATGGCGGCGGCGAGTTGGCTGTGCGCCGGGCGACTCGCCAAGCAGCGCGGCCTCTCGGCCGCCTGA
- the arsH gene encoding arsenical resistance protein ArsH, with protein sequence MPALDRRHASVPAGAGLGPDAHPPRILLLYGSLRERSYSRLVVEEAARLVRFFGGEPRIFDPSDLPLPGQIPGDDHPAVAELRALSIWSEGQIWCSPERHGQITGVMKTQIDHLPLSIGGIRPTQGRTLAVMQVSGGSQSFNAVNTLRLLGRWMRMLTMPNQSSVAKAYDEFDADGRMRPSAYYERIVDVVEELMRFTLLTRPHVATLTDRYSERVAADRAPTGPDLSAIAIAPQRATGR encoded by the coding sequence CTGCCGGCCCTCGACCGCCGCCATGCGTCCGTGCCGGCCGGTGCGGGCCTCGGCCCCGACGCGCATCCGCCGCGGATCCTGCTGCTCTACGGGTCGCTGCGCGAGCGCTCCTATTCGCGCCTCGTCGTCGAGGAGGCGGCGCGGCTGGTGCGCTTCTTCGGCGGCGAGCCGCGCATCTTCGATCCGTCCGACCTGCCGCTGCCGGGACAGATACCTGGGGACGACCATCCGGCGGTGGCGGAACTGCGGGCGCTGTCGATCTGGTCGGAAGGGCAGATCTGGTGCAGCCCGGAACGGCATGGTCAGATCACCGGCGTGATGAAGACTCAGATCGACCATCTGCCCCTGAGCATCGGCGGGATCCGGCCCACGCAGGGCCGGACGCTGGCGGTCATGCAGGTCTCCGGCGGATCGCAGTCGTTCAATGCGGTGAACACCCTGCGCCTGCTCGGCCGCTGGATGCGGATGCTCACCATGCCGAACCAGTCGAGCGTGGCGAAGGCCTATGACGAGTTCGACGCGGACGGCCGCATGCGCCCCTCGGCCTATTACGAACGGATCGTCGACGTGGTCGAGGAACTGATGCGCTTCACACTTCTCACCCGCCCGCACGTCGCGACGCTGACCGACCGCTATTCCGAGCGCGTGGCGGCGGACCGGGCGCCGACGGGCCCGGATCTCTCGGCGATCGCGATCGCGCCGCAGCGCGCGACGGGACGCTAG
- the cydB gene encoding cytochrome d ubiquinol oxidase subunit II, with protein sequence MELDLPLIWAGVIAFAVCMYVLMDGFDLGIGILFQTVPTDDERDIMMNSVAPVWDGNETWLVLGGGGLLGVYPLAYATLLPALYLPIIVMLVALVFRGVAFEFRFKAIRGKFVWNWAFCLGSLVAAFSQGVVLGAFVQGFEVVDRSYAGGPFDWLTPFSILVGFGVTAGYALLGSTWIIMKTDGPLQRWAYRVSMPLLIAVLGFMVAVSLWVPLLDADIGRRWFSWPNILYLSPVPILVVLATLWLVRALLTDRERLPFLLTLFLFLLGYAGLAISLFPNIVPPDITIWDAASPPETQLFMLVGVAIMMPFVLGYTAYAYWVFRGKVDPHAGYH encoded by the coding sequence ATGGAACTCGACCTGCCGCTGATCTGGGCCGGGGTGATCGCCTTCGCCGTCTGCATGTACGTGCTGATGGACGGTTTCGACCTCGGCATCGGCATCCTGTTTCAGACGGTGCCCACCGACGACGAACGCGACATCATGATGAACTCGGTGGCGCCCGTCTGGGATGGCAACGAGACGTGGCTGGTGCTCGGTGGCGGCGGCCTCCTCGGGGTCTATCCGCTGGCCTATGCCACGCTGCTGCCGGCGCTCTACCTGCCGATCATCGTGATGCTGGTGGCGCTGGTCTTCCGCGGCGTCGCCTTCGAATTCCGTTTCAAGGCGATCCGCGGCAAGTTCGTCTGGAACTGGGCCTTCTGTCTCGGCTCTCTGGTCGCCGCCTTCTCCCAGGGCGTCGTCCTGGGTGCCTTCGTCCAGGGGTTCGAGGTCGTCGACCGCTCCTATGCGGGCGGCCCCTTCGACTGGCTGACGCCGTTCAGCATCCTGGTCGGCTTCGGCGTGACGGCCGGCTACGCCCTGCTCGGCTCGACCTGGATCATCATGAAGACCGACGGGCCGCTGCAGCGCTGGGCCTACAGGGTGTCGATGCCTCTGCTGATCGCCGTGCTCGGTTTCATGGTGGCGGTCAGCCTGTGGGTGCCGCTGCTCGATGCGGATATCGGCCGGCGCTGGTTCTCCTGGCCGAACATCCTCTACCTCTCGCCGGTGCCGATCCTGGTCGTGCTCGCCACCCTCTGGCTGGTGCGCGCGCTGCTCACCGACCGGGAGCGGCTGCCGTTCCTGCTGACCCTGTTCCTGTTCCTGCTCGGCTATGCGGGTCTCGCGATCAGCCTGTTCCCCAACATCGTGCCGCCCGACATCACGATCTGGGACGCCGCGTCGCCGCCCGAGACGCAGCTCTTCATGCTGGTCGGCGTGGCGATCATGATGCCCTTCGTGCTGGGCTACACCGCCTATGCCTACTGGGTGTTCCGCGGCAAGGTCGACCCGCACGCCGGCTATCACTGA
- a CDS encoding cytochrome ubiquinol oxidase subunit I, giving the protein MELDPLLLARIQFAFTISFHILFPSFTIGLASFLAVLEAQWLRTGNDTYIRLYRFWVKLFAVSFGMGVVSGIVMSYQFGTNWSRFSDATGNVLGPLLGYEVLTAFFLEATFLGIMLFGAGRVSRGLHFFSTCAVAVGTLVSTFWIISANSWMQTPAGYELRDGIFYALDWWAVVFNPSFPIRLAHMVSAAYLTTCFVIGGVAAWYLLRGRHIAESRIMLGMAVGFAAIFAPLQIVIGDMTGLKMLEHQPSKVAAMEGHWDTGPGIPFILFGWPDEAREETRFALKIPYASSLILTHELQGEVQGLKDWPVEERPPVAIVFWSFRVMLALGFLMAFAGLFGAWLLWRKRLYETRWFKTFWMLMTPSGFVAVLAGWFVAEVGRQPYIVYGLMRTADASSPVPGTSIGFSLALFVVAYLAIFGAGTWYMLRMISIGPAAPTPEDHSRPIPGTPMRPLSQPTERIEPAE; this is encoded by the coding sequence ATGGAGCTCGATCCTCTCCTCCTCGCGCGGATCCAGTTCGCCTTCACCATCTCCTTCCACATCCTCTTCCCGTCCTTCACGATCGGGCTGGCGAGTTTCCTCGCGGTGCTGGAGGCGCAGTGGCTGCGCACCGGCAACGACACCTACATCCGGCTCTACCGCTTCTGGGTGAAGCTGTTCGCCGTGTCGTTCGGCATGGGCGTCGTGTCGGGCATCGTGATGAGCTACCAGTTCGGCACGAACTGGAGCCGCTTCTCCGACGCCACCGGCAACGTTCTCGGGCCGCTGCTCGGCTATGAAGTGCTGACGGCATTCTTCCTGGAGGCGACATTCCTCGGGATCATGCTGTTCGGCGCCGGCCGCGTCAGCCGCGGTCTGCATTTCTTTTCCACCTGCGCGGTCGCGGTCGGCACGCTGGTTTCGACCTTCTGGATCATCTCGGCGAACAGCTGGATGCAGACGCCGGCCGGCTATGAGCTGCGCGACGGCATCTTCTACGCCCTGGATTGGTGGGCGGTGGTGTTCAATCCGTCCTTCCCGATCCGCCTCGCGCACATGGTCTCTGCCGCCTACCTGACGACCTGCTTTGTCATCGGCGGCGTCGCGGCATGGTACCTGCTGCGCGGTCGCCATATCGCCGAGTCGCGGATCATGCTGGGCATGGCGGTGGGCTTCGCCGCAATCTTCGCCCCGCTGCAGATCGTGATCGGCGACATGACCGGCCTGAAAATGCTGGAGCATCAGCCGAGCAAGGTCGCCGCGATGGAGGGCCATTGGGATACCGGCCCCGGCATCCCGTTCATTCTGTTCGGCTGGCCGGACGAGGCGCGGGAGGAGACGCGCTTCGCCCTGAAGATCCCCTACGCCAGCAGCTTGATCCTGACCCACGAGCTGCAGGGCGAGGTGCAGGGACTGAAGGACTGGCCGGTCGAGGAACGCCCGCCCGTCGCCATCGTCTTCTGGTCCTTCCGGGTCATGCTGGCGCTCGGTTTCCTGATGGCTTTCGCCGGGCTCTTCGGGGCCTGGCTCCTGTGGCGCAAGCGCCTCTATGAAACACGCTGGTTCAAGACGTTCTGGATGCTGATGACGCCATCCGGCTTCGTCGCCGTCCTGGCGGGCTGGTTCGTCGCCGAGGTCGGGCGTCAGCCCTACATCGTCTACGGGCTCATGCGCACGGCCGACGCGTCCTCGCCGGTGCCGGGCACCAGCATCGGCTTCTCGCTGGCACTGTTCGTCGTGGCCTACCTCGCGATCTTCGGTGCCGGCACCTGGTACATGCTGCGGATGATCTCGATCGGTCCGGCGGCACCGACACCGGAGGACCATTCGCGGCCGATCCCGGGCACGCCGATGCGGCCCCTGTCGCAGCCGACCGAACGCATCGAGCCGGCCGAATAA
- a CDS encoding metalloregulator ArsR/SmtB family transcription factor — translation MEKKTAIAALAALAQETRLDIFRLLVQAGGGGMPAGLIAERLALPSATLSFHLNQLKHAGLVTFRREGRSLIYVAEYDAMNGLLAFLTENCCQGERAPCGGPGPLNA, via the coding sequence ATGGAGAAGAAGACGGCCATAGCCGCGCTGGCGGCGCTCGCCCAGGAAACCAGGCTCGACATCTTCCGCCTGCTCGTCCAGGCGGGCGGCGGCGGGATGCCCGCCGGCCTGATCGCGGAGCGGCTCGCCCTGCCATCGGCCACGCTCTCCTTCCATCTGAACCAGTTGAAGCATGCCGGACTGGTGACGTTCCGACGCGAGGGACGGTCGCTGATCTATGTCGCGGAGTACGACGCGATGAACGGCCTGCTCGCCTTTCTCACGGAGAACTGCTGCCAGGGCGAACGCGCCCCGTGCGGCGGTCCCGGCCCTCTGAACGCATGA
- a CDS encoding metalloregulator ArsR/SmtB family transcription factor, with the protein MEHEGFAATLSALGHPTRLSVFRLLSRRAPGGVPATEIAEAVGVAPNTLSVHVDILTRTGLIERQRQGRSLLYRLNVEGAGALIDYLAGDCCQGRPDICAPLYNRAANLNLPGSAQAMVPDRPLNVLFICTGNSARSIFAEAILNRIAGGKFRAFSAGTHAYSELNPRAVELLRRNGYDVSGLRSKHVAEFQAPGAPAMDFVFTVCDRSANEDCPPWPGQPMTGHWGVPDPVKVEGTDAEKALAFTEAFRMLYHRISAFAALPFDTLDRMSLQKQIDRIALDSGTPAAAAG; encoded by the coding sequence ATGGAACACGAAGGCTTCGCCGCGACCCTCTCCGCCCTCGGGCATCCGACCCGGCTGTCGGTCTTCCGCCTGCTGTCGCGCCGTGCCCCGGGCGGGGTGCCGGCGACCGAGATCGCCGAGGCCGTCGGGGTGGCACCCAACACGCTGTCGGTGCATGTCGACATCCTGACCAGAACCGGCCTGATCGAGCGCCAGCGTCAGGGCCGCTCGCTGCTGTACCGGCTGAACGTCGAGGGCGCGGGCGCGCTGATCGACTATCTCGCCGGCGACTGCTGCCAGGGCCGGCCCGACATCTGCGCGCCGCTCTACAACCGTGCCGCCAACCTGAACCTGCCGGGGAGTGCCCAAGCGATGGTACCGGACAGACCGCTCAACGTGCTCTTCATCTGCACCGGCAATTCCGCCCGCTCGATCTTCGCCGAGGCGATCCTGAACCGGATCGCCGGCGGCAAGTTCCGGGCGTTTTCGGCCGGAACGCACGCCTATTCGGAGCTCAATCCGCGTGCCGTGGAGCTGCTGCGGCGCAACGGCTACGACGTTTCGGGCCTGCGGTCGAAGCACGTCGCGGAGTTCCAGGCGCCCGGCGCGCCGGCGATGGACTTCGTGTTCACCGTCTGCGACCGGTCGGCCAACGAGGACTGCCCGCCCTGGCCGGGGCAGCCGATGACCGGCCACTGGGGCGTACCCGACCCGGTCAAGGTGGAGGGCACCGACGCCGAGAAGGCCCTGGCCTTCACCGAGGCCTTCCGGATGCTCTACCACCGCATTTCGGCCTTCGCCGCCCTGCCCTTCGACACGCTCGACCGCATGTCGCTGCAGAAGCAGATCGACCGCATCGCCCTGGACTCCGGCACGCCGGCCGCGGCCGCAGGCTGA
- a CDS encoding YcjX family protein, protein MNLFDQALDIGRGLTERRVRLGVTGLSDAGKTVFITSLVHGLLHPARMTRLSVVGEERLDVAVLRPQPSQDLPRFPYEACVAQLTGHAANGDGKPAWPQSTRSIAELRVSIRYRPTGLVSAFGDRLLHLDLFDYPGEWLLDLTLLDRSFAEWSAGALALARQPAADAFAAPWLEHLDTLDPDAPDPAAETAALEAAGRYTAYLRARRAAEGRATLLGPGRFLLPGELEGSPLLTFCPLPPEAPGARPARSSLRTLMEERYRAYRSHVVKAFHERHFARLDRQVVLVDLGAHMSAGGRPLAEVSQSLDAVLKALAIGGSGWLPRWLSPRIDRVLFAASKADHLPSDQHPAMEDLLRRSLGESIRRTAYRGAELDVISLAALRATREVLSKDEDRRYVAGRTEDALRDVAHFPGRLDPGLTDRGPADRGPWGARDSFRIARFLPPPGLDPAGPWPHLRLDRAVEMLIGDWLA, encoded by the coding sequence ATGAACCTGTTCGACCAGGCACTGGACATCGGCCGCGGCTTGACCGAGCGCCGGGTGAGGCTCGGCGTGACCGGGTTGAGCGACGCTGGCAAGACCGTCTTCATCACCAGCCTCGTGCACGGCCTGCTGCATCCGGCGCGCATGACGCGCCTGTCCGTCGTCGGCGAGGAGCGGCTCGACGTGGCGGTGCTGCGGCCGCAACCGTCCCAGGACCTGCCGCGCTTCCCTTACGAGGCCTGCGTCGCGCAGCTGACCGGGCATGCCGCGAACGGCGACGGCAAGCCGGCCTGGCCGCAGAGCACGCGCTCGATCGCCGAACTGCGCGTCTCGATCCGCTACCGGCCGACCGGGCTCGTCTCGGCCTTCGGCGACCGGCTGCTGCATCTCGACCTGTTCGACTATCCGGGCGAGTGGCTGCTCGACCTGACGCTGCTCGACCGCTCCTTCGCCGAATGGTCGGCCGGGGCGCTGGCCCTGGCGCGCCAGCCGGCGGCGGATGCCTTCGCCGCACCCTGGCTGGAACATCTCGACACGCTCGACCCCGACGCCCCCGATCCCGCCGCGGAGACCGCGGCGCTGGAGGCCGCCGGCCGCTACACCGCGTATCTGCGTGCCCGCCGCGCGGCGGAGGGCAGGGCGACGCTGCTCGGTCCCGGCCGCTTCCTGCTGCCGGGCGAGCTGGAAGGCTCGCCGCTGCTGACCTTCTGCCCGCTGCCCCCCGAGGCGCCCGGCGCGCGTCCCGCACGCAGTTCCCTGCGCACGCTGATGGAGGAGCGCTACCGCGCCTATCGCAGCCATGTCGTGAAGGCCTTCCACGAGCGCCATTTCGCCCGGCTCGACCGTCAGGTCGTGCTGGTCGACCTGGGCGCGCACATGAGCGCCGGCGGGCGTCCGCTCGCCGAGGTGTCGCAGTCGCTCGACGCCGTGCTGAAGGCGCTGGCGATCGGCGGGTCCGGCTGGCTGCCGCGCTGGCTCAGCCCGCGCATCGACCGCGTCCTGTTCGCCGCCAGCAAGGCCGACCACCTGCCGTCGGACCAGCATCCGGCGATGGAGGACCTGCTGCGCCGCAGCCTGGGCGAGAGCATCCGCCGCACAGCCTATCGCGGTGCCGAACTCGACGTGATCAGCCTCGCCGCCCTGCGGGCGACGCGCGAGGTGCTGTCGAAGGACGAGGACCGGCGTTATGTCGCAGGCCGTACCGAAGATGCTCTGCGCGACGTGGCGCACTTTCCCGGCCGTCTCGATCCCGGGCTCACTGACCGCGGACCGGCCGACCGGGGGCCCTGGGGGGCGCGGGACAGTTTCCGCATCGCCCGCTTCCTGCCGCCGCCGGGCCTCGATCCCGCCGGGCCGTGGCCGCACCTGCGGCTCGACCGGGCGGTGGAGATGCTGATCGGCGACTGGCT
- a CDS encoding RSP_7527 family protein: MSQEKFAYRHISSMEMTHYLNEARRERAEVMAQLTARAGSWIRGLFSGTTRGQSAGRNVDVGRMAARGR, translated from the coding sequence ATGAGCCAGGAAAAGTTCGCGTATCGGCATATCTCCTCCATGGAGATGACGCACTACCTGAACGAGGCACGGCGTGAGCGGGCCGAAGTGATGGCGCAGCTGACCGCCCGGGCCGGGAGCTGGATCCGCGGCCTGTTCAGCGGCACGACGCGCGGCCAGTCCGCAGGCCGGAACGTCGACGTCGGTCGTATGGCGGCGCGCGGCCGCTGA
- a CDS encoding 2-oxoglutarate and iron-dependent oxygenase domain-containing protein, giving the protein MTASAPSIASEAPASAIPVIDLGPYLAGEAGALARTADALRHALTDVGFYFVVNHGVPQALIDAAFAAAAAFHAQPLDTKMRMKFNEQAVGYLPMRGDTLRTSEINRNTKGNLNEALFIKRDLPPDHPDVLAGKPFRPANQWPDPTDMPDFRATVVAYCDALERLATSLLPLYATVLGMPPDFFDEPFRDPQFNLRMTHYPRQDVVEEGEFGIAPHVDSSFMTLLAQNEIPGLSIRTRGGDWIDAPSIPGSFIVNGGEMLRRWSNDRLLATPHRVINRSGRERYAIPFFFDCNIDWPITAVPTTIDADHPPRFEPTTYLQYMTWYKNRNYDVLKPPGSKGAAEA; this is encoded by the coding sequence ATGACAGCCAGTGCCCCTTCCATCGCATCAGAGGCGCCGGCGAGCGCCATTCCCGTCATCGACCTCGGTCCCTACCTGGCGGGCGAGGCAGGTGCGCTGGCACGCACCGCCGATGCGTTGAGACACGCGCTCACCGACGTCGGCTTCTATTTCGTCGTGAACCACGGCGTGCCGCAAGCGCTGATCGACGCCGCCTTCGCCGCGGCGGCCGCCTTCCATGCCCAGCCGCTCGATACGAAGATGCGGATGAAGTTCAACGAGCAGGCGGTGGGCTACCTGCCGATGCGCGGCGACACGCTGCGCACCTCGGAGATCAACAGGAACACCAAGGGCAACCTGAACGAGGCGCTGTTCATCAAGCGTGACCTGCCGCCCGACCATCCCGACGTGTTGGCGGGCAAGCCCTTCCGCCCGGCGAACCAGTGGCCCGATCCGACCGACATGCCGGACTTCCGCGCCACGGTTGTGGCCTATTGCGACGCGCTGGAGCGGCTCGCGACGTCGCTGCTGCCGCTCTACGCGACGGTGCTCGGCATGCCGCCCGACTTCTTCGACGAGCCCTTCCGCGATCCCCAGTTCAACCTGCGCATGACCCACTATCCGCGTCAGGACGTGGTCGAGGAGGGCGAGTTCGGCATCGCCCCGCATGTCGACAGCAGTTTCATGACGCTGCTCGCTCAGAACGAGATCCCTGGCCTCTCCATTCGCACGCGCGGCGGCGACTGGATCGACGCGCCGTCGATCCCGGGCAGCTTCATCGTGAACGGCGGCGAGATGCTGCGCCGTTGGTCGAACGACCGCCTCCTCGCCACGCCCCACCGCGTCATCAACCGCTCCGGCCGCGAGCGCTATGCGATCCCGTTCTTCTTCGACTGCAACATCGACTGGCCCATCACCGCCGTCCCCACCACCATCGACGCCGACCACCCGCCGAGGTTCGAGCCGACGACCTATCTCCAGTACATGACCTGGTACAAGAACCGAAACTACGACGTGCTCAAGCCGCCCGGGTCGAAGGGGGCGGCCGAGGCATAG
- a CDS encoding MFS transporter has translation MPDARTGGKTSGKTGDRRRAVIVTALGCGQIIAWGSTYYLTAVLAGPIVADTGWPAGWVVGALSIGLLISGLVSPRVGHLIDRHGGRPVLSGSALLLAGGLLTLGLAPSLPVFVVGWIVIGVGMGMGLYDPAFSALGRIYGTDARAAITMVTLYGGFASTVCWPFSAFLVETVGWRGTCLTYAAIALAVLLPLYWFGMPREARRVDDAPSADGSAPVRGRVRPDQRVAFVLLAAGFTIAAMIMTVLAVHLLTLLQAQGLTLAAAVALGTLLGPAQVGARILEAAFGRNRHPIWSLLVSTLLVLVGIFMLIGAPGIAAAGIVLYGAGSGIRSIARGTVPLALFGREGYAILMGKLSLPTLVAQAASPMVGALLIEAFGSGGTLLALAVAAAFNTVLVLMLFPIAFRSEAGAPAP, from the coding sequence ATGCCGGACGCGCGAACGGGCGGAAAGACGAGCGGAAAGACGGGCGACCGGCGCCGCGCCGTCATCGTCACCGCGCTCGGCTGCGGGCAGATCATCGCCTGGGGCTCGACCTATTACCTCACGGCCGTCCTGGCCGGGCCGATCGTCGCGGATACCGGCTGGCCGGCGGGCTGGGTGGTCGGCGCCCTGTCGATCGGCCTGCTGATCTCCGGGCTCGTATCGCCACGCGTCGGCCACCTGATCGACCGCCACGGCGGCCGCCCGGTACTCTCCGGCAGCGCACTGCTCCTCGCCGGCGGCCTCCTGACGCTGGGGCTGGCGCCGTCGCTGCCGGTATTCGTCGTCGGCTGGATCGTCATCGGCGTCGGCATGGGGATGGGCCTGTACGACCCGGCCTTCTCGGCGCTCGGGCGCATCTACGGGACGGACGCGCGCGCCGCCATCACGATGGTGACGCTCTATGGCGGCTTCGCCAGCACCGTCTGCTGGCCGTTCAGCGCCTTCCTGGTCGAGACCGTGGGATGGCGCGGCACCTGCCTGACCTACGCCGCCATCGCGCTCGCCGTGCTGCTGCCGCTCTACTGGTTCGGCATGCCGCGCGAGGCGCGGCGCGTGGACGACGCGCCGAGCGCCGACGGCAGCGCGCCGGTGCGCGGACGGGTGCGACCGGACCAGCGGGTGGCCTTCGTGCTGCTGGCGGCCGGCTTCACCATCGCCGCGATGATCATGACCGTCCTCGCCGTGCACCTGCTGACCCTGCTGCAGGCCCAGGGCCTGACGCTGGCCGCGGCGGTGGCCCTCGGCACGCTGCTCGGGCCGGCGCAGGTCGGCGCCCGCATCCTGGAGGCCGCCTTCGGCCGCAACCGGCACCCGATCTGGAGCCTGCTGGTCTCGACGCTGCTGGTGCTGGTCGGCATCTTCATGCTGATCGGCGCGCCGGGCATCGCCGCGGCGGGCATCGTGCTGTACGGCGCCGGCAGCGGCATCCGCTCGATCGCACGCGGCACCGTCCCGCTCGCCCTCTTCGGCCGCGAGGGCTACGCGATCCTGATGGGCAAGCTCTCGCTGCCGACGCTGGTGGCGCAGGCGGCGTCGCCGATGGTCGGCGCGCTGCTGATCGAGGCGTTCGGATCGGGCGGGACGCTGCTTGCCCTCGCCGTGGCGGCCGCGTTCAACACGGTGCTCGTGCTGATGCTGTTCCCGATCGCCTTCCGGAGCGAAGCCGGCGCGCCGGCGCCGTAG
- a CDS encoding ArsJ-associated glyceraldehyde-3-phosphate dehydrogenase, with the protein MARIAINGLGRMGKLLVRALFDGGHGGDVVLLNDAAGDPAVHAHLLEFDTVHGRWDRRIGHDEEAVTIGDRRVRLTTQKRIEDLPLAALGVDLVVDCTGVFKTPAKLQPYYDAGVAKVVVSAPVKEAPALNLVYGVNHHLYDPAEHHLVTAASCTTNCLAPVVKVLHEAIGITHGSITTLHNVTNSQVIVDRPHKDLRRARSALNALIPTTTGSATAITLIYPELKGRLNGHAVRVPLLNASLTDCVFEMKRPTSVEEVNGLFEAAAGGPLAGILGYETRPLVSTDYRGDPRSAIVDAASTMVVNGTQVKVYAWYDNEWGYACRLGDVAMLVAKALAANGVPSRGMVS; encoded by the coding sequence ATGGCAAGAATCGCGATCAACGGCCTGGGCCGCATGGGAAAGCTGCTCGTGCGCGCCCTGTTCGACGGCGGCCACGGCGGCGACGTCGTGCTGCTGAACGACGCTGCCGGCGATCCCGCGGTGCATGCGCACCTGCTGGAGTTCGACACCGTCCACGGGCGATGGGACCGACGGATCGGCCACGACGAAGAGGCAGTGACGATCGGCGACCGCCGGGTCCGCCTGACGACGCAGAAGCGCATCGAAGACCTGCCGCTCGCGGCGCTGGGCGTCGACCTGGTCGTCGACTGCACCGGCGTCTTCAAGACGCCGGCGAAGCTGCAGCCCTACTACGATGCGGGCGTGGCCAAGGTGGTCGTCTCGGCACCGGTCAAGGAGGCGCCGGCGCTGAACCTGGTCTACGGCGTCAACCACCACCTCTACGACCCGGCCGAACACCATCTGGTCACCGCGGCGAGCTGCACGACGAACTGCCTCGCACCCGTGGTGAAGGTGCTGCACGAGGCGATTGGCATCACCCATGGGTCGATCACGACGCTGCACAACGTCACGAACAGCCAGGTGATCGTCGACCGGCCGCACAAGGACCTGCGCCGTGCCCGCTCGGCGCTGAACGCGCTGATCCCGACGACGACCGGATCGGCGACGGCGATCACGCTGATCTATCCGGAACTGAAGGGACGGCTGAACGGCCATGCGGTGCGCGTGCCTCTGCTCAACGCCTCGCTGACCGACTGCGTCTTCGAGATGAAGCGGCCGACCTCGGTGGAAGAGGTCAACGGCCTGTTCGAGGCGGCCGCCGGCGGCCCGCTCGCCGGCATCCTGGGATACGAGACGCGGCCGCTGGTCTCCACCGACTATCGCGGCGACCCGCGCTCGGCGATCGTCGACGCCGCCAGCACGATGGTGGTGAACGGGACCCAGGTGAAGGTCTACGCCTGGTACGACAACGAGTGGGGCTATGCCTGCCGGCTGGGCGACGTGGCGATGCTTGTCGCAAAGGCCCTCGCGGCGAATGGAGTTCCGTCGAGGGGGATGGTGTCGTGA